A window of bacterium genomic DNA:
CTTTCTATTCTCCCTATTTTATTGCATCAATCGTTGGGCTTTCCTCAATGATTCCATCTGCCCCAGGCTATATTGGCGTATTCCAATCATTCTGTGTGGGAGGCCTTATTCTTTTTGGAATAAACAAGGATATTGCCTTAAGCTATTCCATTGTTTGCCATATTGTTCAATATATCCCAGTGACCGCAATTGGTATTTTTTATTTTATAAATGAAAATATTCCAATTTCAAAGATAGAAGGCAGACCTTGTTTTAGAAAGCCTTAATGATATAACAAAGGAGGTTTCTTTAAGAAGATATGAAAAGGGCGGTGTGTTTAAGATATGAGAAGAAAGAGGGTGCTCCTGTGGTTGTGGCCAAAGGACAAGGATATATTGCAGAAAAAATAATTGAAAAAGCTATGAAAAATAATATTCCCATATATACTAACCCAAATCTAGCATCTATTCTTATGAGGGTTGAAATGGGCGAGGAGATACCAGAAATACTATATGAGGCTTGTGCAAAAGCCCTTGCCTTTGTCTTAAAATTAGAGGAAAAAAGGAGATGAAAAAATGTAGGCATTTTGGATATTGATGATAAAACTTTATAGGGAAGGTGAATTGTCCCTAAGCACCCTTGCTTCAAAGCTTGAATTGTCAGTAAGTGAAACCATAGAGAGTCTCTCTCAATTTGGGATAGAATCTCCCTTAGATTACCATGATTATCTAAAGGGATTTGAGAGAGTAAAAACGCTTAAGCTCCAAGAATTTAAAAAAGAAGGTAACAATTTATAGTTAATTCCATAACGCTTTACAAAATGTATGTGTTTAGATAATCTTAAGGAAAACTTTATAAAATTATGAATTTTGAATGTTGAATTTTGAATTAAAAGGGAAAAAATTTTATAAAACTTAAACCTTCAATTCAAAATTCAAAATTTAGAATTCAAAATTTCTTAAAAGGTGGATGAATTTTTAACAGATAAACACAACCCTATCTATTTTTGCACTAAGTAATGGAAGATACTATAAATCTGCAATCCTATCCTTTCTTTCAAAAGTCTGTTTGCTAATTCTGGGTTTGCTCGTCCTTTTGTTTTTTTCATTAAGGCTCCCACCAGGAAGCCCAATGCCTTCTCCTTTCCCTGTTTATATTCAGAAACCGCCTTTAAATTTTCCTTTAAAACCTCATCAATTACTCTAATGAGGCTTTCTTCATCCTTAATTTGAATAAGCCCTTTTTCCTTTACAATCTTCTCAGGGTCTTTTCCTGTATTAAATATTTCAACAATCAGCTCCTTTCCTATCTTTCCCGATATTTCACCTTTTTCTCTCATTATAAGCATCTTTGCCAAAAGATTTGGCTTTATCAGAGAGTCATTTATTTTATCAGGGGAAACCAAAGAAAGAACCTCTGTGGTTATCCAATTGCTTACAATCTTTGGGTTGTTGTAATATTTCAAGGTTTCTTCAAAAAAGCCTGCTATTTCTTTAGATGAGATCAAAACCTCTGCATCATAAGGGGATAGGCAATATTCGCTTACAAACCTCTTTTTCTTATCAGATGGCAATTCTGGGATTTCTCTTTTTAATTCCTCAATCAAGCTATTATCTATAACCAAGGGAAGAAGGTCTGGCTCGGGAAAATACCTGTAATCATGGGCTTCTTCCTTTTGTCTCATTGATAATGTAACCTCCTTTTTCTCATCCCATAGCCTTGTTTCCTGGATAATTTTTTCATTGTTTTCTAAAAGCTTTACCTGCCTTTCTATCTCATAGGATAATGCCTTTTCTACACCCTTAAATGAATTCATATTCTTTATCTCAACCTTTGTCCCTAGCCCTTCCCCCCTTTTCCTTATAGAAACATTTGCATCACACCTTAATGAACCCTCCTCCATATTGCAATCTGAGGCTTCAATATACTCAAATATTGCCTTAAGGGCGGTAAGGTATTGTC
This region includes:
- the gatB gene encoding Asp-tRNA(Asn)/Glu-tRNA(Gln) amidotransferase subunit GatB; the protein is MYEPVIGLEVHLQLKTKSKLFCGCSTKFGASANTLVCPVCLGLPGCLPVLNKGAVSLAIISALALNCKINNLSRFHRKNYFYPDLPKAYQISQYDEPLAIDGFLEIDGKKIGIIRVHLEEDAGKLIHKEDYSLIDFNRCGIPLIEVVSCPEIRSPKEAGQYLTALKAIFEYIEASDCNMEEGSLRCDANVSIRKRGEGLGTKVEIKNMNSFKGVEKALSYEIERQVKLLENNEKIIQETRLWDEKKEVTLSMRQKEEAHDYRYFPEPDLLPLVIDNSLIEELKREIPELPSDKKKRFVSEYCLSPYDAEVLISSKEIAGFFEETLKYYNNPKIVSNWITTEVLSLVSPDKINDSLIKPNLLAKMLIMREKGEISGKIGKELIVEIFNTGKDPEKIVKEKGLIQIKDEESLIRVIDEVLKENLKAVSEYKQGKEKALGFLVGALMKKTKGRANPELANRLLKERIGLQIYSIFHYLVQK
- a CDS encoding EscU/YscU/HrcU family type III secretion system export apparatus switch protein is translated as MKRAVCLRYEKKEGAPVVVAKGQGYIAEKIIEKAMKNNIPIYTNPNLASILMRVEMGEEIPEILYEACAKALAFVLKLEEKRR